The genomic window ATGGGGCTCAGCGTTGGGGACGGGCTGTAGGCCAGGTGGGTGGGAGTCACGGGCATGGCCGGGGAGAGCTGGGGGGGGAGCAGGGAGCCGGGGCCGGCCAGGGGAGACACAGGGAAGGGGCTCAGGGGCTCGGGCCCTCCGCGGGGCCGGGGATAGACCCGGAAGACGCCTGCGTCCGGAGCCAGTCGGGCCAGAGGTGGTCCCCGAAAGGCTCCCAGCTCCGGGGGGCCCGGAGGGCGCGCCCTGGGGTCTTCCACCAGGGCCTCCTCCAGCTCTGAGGTGCCGTCGCTGCAGTCGCTGACGGAGCCCCTGCCCAAACGCCGGGCCACCACGGCCGAGAAGAGGGAAGAGGCCGACGAGGAGGCCGAGCAGGCCGGAGGCGAGCGAGGGTCCTCCGTGGGGGACAGCACCTCCGAGGGCGTGGATGGGGGGAACCGGAAATGGCCCCCACCGGAGGGCACCGGCGGGGCGCTCTGAGGCACAGCCCCACCTGAGGGCAAAGGCCAGAGCACAGGTCAGAGGCCAGAGCCCGGGGTGCCCGGCCTCCCTCCACCCGCCGGACACCCACTTACCCGCCAGCCCCACATCGATGAACGGGTAGTTGACCAGCACGAGCTTGTTGAAGTTGAACTTGTAGGTGAACCTCTTGCCCTTGGTCTTGTGAAGGATGCGCTTGTTGTAGTAATAGCTGCGGGGGGAGACACAGAGGTGGCCCATGGCACGGGGCCCTCCCTGGGGGCACAGGGCCCTCCCCGGGCACGGGGACCCTCCCTTGCCAGTCCCCGGCCCCACTCACCGCAGGGCCCGGCTCAGCTTGTCATAGTTCATCTGGGGCTTGCACTTGCGGACACCCCACAGGCGGGCCACCTCGTCGGGGTCCTTGATGACAAACTCGCCGTAGTCCCCCTGCCACGCGATGACATCCTGGTATTCCTCCTTGCGGAGCAGCTCCAGGATGAA from Gracilinanus agilis isolate LMUSP501 unplaced genomic scaffold, AgileGrace unplaced_scaffold43404, whole genome shotgun sequence includes these protein-coding regions:
- the ERF gene encoding ETS domain-containing transcription factor ERF; the encoded protein is MNYDKLSRALRYYYNKRILHKTKGKRFTYKFNFNKLVLVNYPFIDVGLAGGAVPQSAPPVPSGGGHFRFPPSTPSEVLSPTEDPRSPPACSASSSASSLFSAVVARRLGRGSVSDCSDGTSELEEALVEDPRARPPGPPELGAFRGPPLARLAPDAGVFRVYPRPRGGPEPLSPFPVSPLAGPGSLLPPQLSPAMPVTPTHLAYSPSPTLSPMYPGGGGSSGGGSHFSFSPEDMKRYLQAHTQSVYNYHLSPRAFLHYPGLVVPQPQRPDKCPLPPLAPET